One stretch of Caloenas nicobarica isolate bCalNic1 chromosome 2, bCalNic1.hap1, whole genome shotgun sequence DNA includes these proteins:
- the LOC135985704 gene encoding CX3C chemokine receptor 1-like, translating into MTEAFTETTAEYIYDEHAFSCNKTDIQEFGKIFLPIFYIAVFALGLTGNLMVVLAIVKEGSKKSITDIYLLNLAISDLLFVISLPFWASNTVRGWTLGTIPCTAVSSLYYIGFFGGMFFITVISTDRYLAIVRATYSLKSRTVKHGLLITCGVWAIAVLVSVPHFVFSRLVENDCIPVFPQELENIWPVFCNVELNAIGFFIPVCIICYCYCGIIKTLLSCKNQKKARAIKLILVVVVVFFLFWSPYNVLIFLETLKHYEVFTSCNQIKSLDYTMHLTETIAFSHCCLNPLIYAFAGEKFRKYLYRVCLKYCPFLCFCGPCSRYQVTSSSGYGESIVNSNITLNTSDQDGSVFV; encoded by the coding sequence ATGACGGAAGCATTCACAGAAACGACAGCTGAATACATTTACGACGAACATGCTTTTTCCTGCAATAAGACTGACATCCAAGAATTTGGGAAAATATTCTTGCCAATATTTTACATTGCAGTGTTCGCTCTTGGCCTCACAGGGAATCTAATGGTGGTTTTAGCCATTGTGAAAGAAGGCAGTAAAAAAAGCATCACTGACATCTATCTCCTGAACTTGGCTATCTCAGACCTTCTCTTCGTGATCTCCCTCCCCTTCTGGGCTTCCAACACAGTGCGTGGATGGACCCTCGGGACTATTCCATGCACAGCTGTTTCCTCACTGTATTACATTGGTTTCTTTGGGGGCATGTTCTTTATCACTGTTATCAGTACCGACAGATACTTGGCCATTGTCCGGGCAACATACTCTCTGAAATCCAGAACAGTGAAACATGGCTTACTTATAACCTGCGGAGTATGGGCAATAGCAGTTTTAGTTTCAGTGCCACATTTTGTGTTCTCCCGGCTAGTAGAAAACGACTGCATTCCTGTCTTCCcccaggagctggagaacaTCTGGCCAGTGTTCTGCAATGTGGAGTTGAATGCCATTGGCTTTTTCATCCCAGTCTGTATCATATGTTATTGCTACTGTGGGATCATCAAAACACTGCTGTCctgcaaaaatcagaaaaaagcaCGCGCTATAAAACTCATCTTGGTTGTGGTAGTcgtgttttttctgttttggtccCCCTACAATGTACTGATTTTTCTAGAGACTTTAAAGCACTATGAGGTATTCACAAGTTGCAACCAAATTAAATCACTGGACTACACAATGCACCTGACCGAAACCATTGCATTCAGTCACTGTTGTCTCAATCCTCTTATCTATGCCTTTGCTGgggaaaaattcagaaaatacctTTATCGTGTCTGCTTGAAGTACTGTCCATTCCTGTGTTTCTGTGGCCCCTGCAGTCGCTACCAGGTCACCTCTTCATCTGGCTATGGAGAAAGCATCGTGAACAGCAACATAACCCTGAACACCAGTGACCAGGATGGCTCTGTCTTCGTCTAA
- the CCR4 gene encoding C-C chemokine receptor type 4, which translates to MSSSSTESFEVESSTLYDYYESYNDAPKPCSKESVKKFAASFLPVLYTLVFLVGLMGNILVIVVLFKYKRLKSMTDVYLLNLAISDLLFVLSLPFWSYFTVDQWVFGTPWCKIISWIYLVGFYSGIFFIMLMSIDRYLAIVRAVFSLKARTAFHGLTTSLVVWLIALSASVPELVFRESFNERNFTTCKLRYPSNFTTWKLFSTLEINVLGLLLPLIVMTFCYSMIIKTLVHCRNEKKNKAVKMIFVVMIVFFFFWTPYNIVIFLQLLETTGVIRDCQVSRNLDYAFQATEILGLFHCCLNPVIYFFMGEKFKKYLKMLFKNWWLPGDICKWCGVHTTYHTESTSSFHTQSTGDQDAL; encoded by the coding sequence ATGAGTTCTTCAAGTACAGAGTCCTTTGAAGTTGAAAGCTCAACCTTATATGACTATTACGAAAGTTATAACGATGCTCCAAAACCATGCAGTAAGGAAAGCGTCAAGAAGTTTGCCGCTTCCTTCCTACCTGTTCTGTACACCCTGGTGTTCCTGGTCGGGCTGATGGGAAACATTCTCGTCATTGTAGTCCTCTTCAAATACAAGAGGCTGAAGAGCATGACTGACGTCTACCTGCTAAACCTTGCCATCTCAGATTTGCTCTTTGTTTTATCCTTGCCGTTCTGGTCTTATTTCACAGTAGACCAATGGGTTTTTGGAACTCCCTGGTGTAAAATCATTTCGTGGATCTACTTGGTTGGGTTTTACAGTGggatattttttattatgcttATGAGCATAGACAGATATCTGGCAATTGTTCGTGCAGTGTTTTCCCTGAAAGCAAGGACTGCCTTCCATGGCCTGACTACTAGCCTTGTTGTATGGCTAATAGCTCTTTCAGCCTCAGTTCCAGAACTTGTATTTAGAGAATCTTTTAATGAACGTAATTTTACTACCTGCAAGCTGAGATATCCAAGCAACTTCACAACATGGaaacttttttccactttgGAAATCAACGTTTTAGGGCTCCTACTCCCTTTAATAGTTATGACATTTTGCTACTCCATGATCATTAAAACATTAGTTCACTGTAGAAACGAGAAAAAGAATAAGGCTGTGAAGATGATCTTTGTTGTCAtgattgtgtttttcttcttttggacCCCTTACAACATTGTTATTTTCTTACAACTGTTGGAAACTACAGGAGTCATTAGGGACTGTCAAGTGAGCAGGAATCTGGACTATGCTTTCCAGGCGACGGAAATCCTCGGCCTTTTCCACTGTTGCCTCAATCCAGTCATCTACTTCTTCATGGGGGAAAAATTTAAGAAGTACCTGAAGATGCTCTTTAAGAACTGGTGGTTACCTGGAGATATTTGCAAGTGGTGTGGGGTTCACACCACTTACCACACCGAATCTACCAGTTCTTTCCACACACAATCCACAGGGGATCAAGATGCTCTGTGA